In Sulfurimonas sp. hsl 1-7, the genomic window GAATTGAAGTATCAACACTACCATCTAGTCCAAAAGCATTTGTAGTCATAAAAGTAGCTTTTGCACTAAAACCTTTTAACTGTGCCGTTTCATAAGTCAACTTACCGCCCAGCGAGTTTGCATTAGCCGATGTACTCGGAGCCGATGCAAAATCTTTATCTGTCTGAATGTAGTAGTATTTTACGTTAGCGTTTACTTTCCCCTCTGTAAACATCTTCTCTACACTGTTTACTTCGTTTGCACTCAATAAACTTCCTGCAACCAGTAAACTACCTAATAGTTTTTTATTCATTCTTTCCCCTGTATCATTTAAAAGCGGCGATTTTAGTGAAATTATGATTAAAAAACTCTTATTTTTCCCATCGGATATAGTTGTGCCATATTCCGCTAAGGGCAGGCTCTATATTTTTTATATCTTTATTGACTGCAGTTATGGAGTTTGGGATATATAAAAATAGATAGGGATTATCATTGGTAATGATCGAGAACATCTCTTGCCATTTTTTTGCCAATGCTTCTCGATCAACCATAGCCTGAGATTCTTCGATCATCTTATCTATCTTTTTATTTTTGTAACCTACAAGATTAAATCCACCTGTTTTATCGTTATCACTATGCCAGAACATATACGGATCAGGAGTCGGTGAGAGTCCCCAGCCAAGAAGTACGGCATCAAACTTATGTGGAAATACAACTGTATTTAAAAATGCCTGCCACTCCATAACTCTAAGCTTTACAATAACTCCCGCCTGAGCTAATTGATGCTGGAGAATCTCTGCCGCATATGGTCTGATCTTGCTTGAGTTTGAAGTTACTATCTCAAACGTAAAAGGGTTGTTTGCATCATAGCCCGCTTTTTTAAGCAATAATTTTGCTTTTTGTATATCTTGCTTCGGTGCTTTTACATCCGGATTAAAAGCTGCACTTCCAGGAAGAAACGGTCCCGTACAAACTTTTGCGTGTTTAAAAAAAAGTATATCTACCAGCTCCTGTCTGTCTATCGCTAAAGAGAGCGCCTCTCTCACATCCGGATTTTGAAACTTTTTCTCACGCAGATTAAATCCGAGATAGGTGTATGAGAGTGAAATTTTTTCATAAATATTAAAGTTGTTAAAAAACTCTTTGTTTAACTGTCTCTCATACGCCATAGGTTCAAGTGAGCCGAGATCGAGCTTTGAAGATTTCAACATCAAAAAACTTGTCATCGAATCTGCGATCACATGAAAAGCAATTTTATCTATCTTTGCTCTGCCTTCAAAATACTCATCAAATGCTTTGAGTTCTATATCTTTTGAGAACTCTAGCTTTTCAAGTTTATACGGACCTGTTCCTATCGGATTTGTATTAAACTTGGAACTCATCATATTTTTTTCATTTTTTAAAATATGTTCGGGGATAATCCCCATCATCCAAGTCTCTAAAGCTTTAAAATAGGGTTTTTTATAATGCACTTCAACTCTGTAATCGTCAAGAATTTTTACATTCTCTACAAAACGAAATCCTGAACTGTACGGCGAAGAGATCTTGTCCGAGTTCAGAGTCTCGTA contains:
- a CDS encoding peptide-binding protein yields the protein MKFLFALLITYNLFASTLHLATSANPSRLNPLLATDSSSGEIAGFIFNGLVKYDKDNKNIIGDLAKNYYFKDDKTLVFELRKGVKWHDGETFSAKDVLFTYETLNSDKISSPYSSGFRFVENVKILDDYRVEVHYKKPYFKALETWMMGIIPEHILKNEKNMMSSKFNTNPIGTGPYKLEKLEFSKDIELKAFDEYFEGRAKIDKIAFHVIADSMTSFLMLKSSKLDLGSLEPMAYERQLNKEFFNNFNIYEKISLSYTYLGFNLREKKFQNPDVREALSLAIDRQELVDILFFKHAKVCTGPFLPGSAAFNPDVKAPKQDIQKAKLLLKKAGYDANNPFTFEIVTSNSSKIRPYAAEILQHQLAQAGVIVKLRVMEWQAFLNTVVFPHKFDAVLLGWGLSPTPDPYMFWHSDNDKTGGFNLVGYKNKKIDKMIEESQAMVDREALAKKWQEMFSIITNDNPYLFLYIPNSITAVNKDIKNIEPALSGIWHNYIRWEK